From a region of the Rhinopithecus roxellana isolate Shanxi Qingling chromosome 8, ASM756505v1, whole genome shotgun sequence genome:
- the S1PR2 gene encoding sphingosine 1-phosphate receptor 2, whose protein sequence is MGSLYSEYLNPNKVQEHYNYTKETLETQETTSRQVASAFIVILCCAIVVENLLVLIAVARNSKFHSAMYLFLGNLAASDLLAGMAFVANTLLSGSVTLRLTPVQWFAREGSAFITLSASVFSLLAIAIERHVAIAKVKLYGSDKSCRMLLLIGASWLISLVLGGLPILGWNCLGHLEACSTVLPLYAKHYVLCVVTIFSIILLAIVALYIRIYCVVRSSHADVAGPQTLALLKTVTIVLGVFIVCWLPAFSILLLDYACPVHSCPILYKAHYFFAFATLNSLLNPVIYTWRSRDLRREVLRPLQCWRPGVGVQGRRRDGTPGHHLLPLRSSSSLERGTHMPTSPTFLEGNTVV, encoded by the coding sequence ATGGGCAGCTTGTACTCGGAGTACCTGAACCCCAACAAGGTCCAGGAACACTATAATTATACCAAAGAGACGCTGGAAACACAGGAGACGACCTCCCGCCAGGTGGCCTCGGCCTTCATCGTCATTCTCTGTTGCGCCATCGTGGTGGAAAACCTTCTGGTACTCATTGCGGTAGCTCGAAACAGCAAGTTCCACTCGGCAATGTACCTGTTTCTGGGTAACCTGGCTGCCTCCGATCTGCTGGCAGGCATGGCCTTCGTAGCCAATACCTTGCTCTCCGGCTCTGTCACGCTGAGGCTGACGCCCGTGCAGTGGTTTGCCCgggagggctctgccttcatcaCGCTCTCCGCCTCTGTCTTCAGCCTCCTGGCCATCGCCATCGAGCGCCATGTGGCCATTGCCAAGGTCAAGCTGTACGGCAGCGACAAGAGCTGCCGCATGCTCCTGCTCATCGGGGCCTCGTGGCTCATCTCTCTGGTCCTCGGTGGCCTGCCCATCCTTGGCTGGAACTGCCTGGGCCATCTTGAGGCCTGCTCCACTGTCCTGCCTCTCTACGCGAAGCATTATGTGCTGTGCGTGGTGACCATCTTCTCCATCATCCTGTTGGCCATCGTGGCCCTGTACATACGCATCTACTGCGTGGTCCGCTCAAGCCACGCTGACGTGGCTGGCCCGCAGACCCTAGCCCTGCTCAAGACGGTCACCATCGTGCTAGGTGTCTTTATCGTCTGCTGGCTGCCCGCCTTCAGCATCCTCCTTCTGGACTATGCCTGTCCCGTCCACTCCTGCCCGATCCTCTACAAAGCCCACTACTTTTTCGCCTTCGCCACCCTGAATTCGCTGCTCAACCCCGTCATCTATACGTGGCGCAGCCGGGACTTGCGTCGGGAGGTGCTTCGGCCGCTGCAGTGCTGGCGGCCGGGGGTGGGGGTCCAAGGACGGAGGCGGGACGGGACCCCGGGCCACCACCTCCTGCCACTCCGCAGCTCCAGCTCCCTGGAGAGGGGCACGCACATGCCCACGTCGCCCACATTTCTGGAGGGCAACACGGTGGTCTGA